In Erigeron canadensis isolate Cc75 chromosome 7, C_canadensis_v1, whole genome shotgun sequence, one DNA window encodes the following:
- the LOC122607027 gene encoding probable serine/threonine-protein kinase At1g01540 yields the protein MSGFLNDQLSKKTSIFGLRLWVVVGICVGATIVILMFLISLYFTSKKTKILSTNAIPNVSKEIHEIRVEPTRTHFQESSPNNTHMPQNHNLGQKPFQENESLLEDKNSNNNSTNLNGYQKIQVELGKKKHRVSYPEKGGFGSGGDQNGFVSVQPEVSHLGWGHWYTLRELEIATNGFDDENVIGEGGYGIVYCGVLEDKSTVAVKNLMNNRGQAEREFKVEVEAIGRVRHKNLVRLLGYCVEGAHRILVYEYVDNGNLEQWLHGDVGPTSPLTWEIRVNIILGTAKGLTYLHEGLEPKVVHRDIKSSNILLDRHWNPKVSDFGLAKLLGSESSYVTTRVMGTFGYVAPEYASTGMLNERSDVYSFGILIMEIISGRNPVDYSRPQGEVNLVDWLKTMVTNRNAEGVLDPNIPEKPSSRALKRVLLVALRCVDPSAQKRPKMGHVIHMLEADDFPFQSDRRGSRETGREKSFEKRHIESGDSSGYESSIQTNKSEWKIQHQ from the exons ATGTCTGGTTTTCTTAATGATCAACTCTCAAAGAAAACCTCAATTTTTGGTCTAAGATTATGGGTTGTTGTTGGTATTTGTGTTGGTGCAACTATTGTTATCTTAATGTTCTTAATCTCACTTTATTTCACCtctaaaaaaaccaaaattctGTCAACAAATGCTATTCCAAATGTTTCTAAAGAAATCCATGAAATCCGGGTCGAACCGACCCGAACCCATTTCCAAGAAAGTAGTCCAAACAATACCCATATGCCACAAAACCATAACTTGGGTCAAAAACCATTTCAAGAAAATGAGTCTTTACTTGAAGATAAAAATAGTAACAATAATAGCACTAATTTGAATGGATATCAAAAGATACAGGTTGAGTTAGGGAAGAAGAAACACAGGGTTTCTTACCCGGAAAAAGGTGGATTCGGGTCGGGTGGTGATCAAAATGGGTTTGTTTCGGTTCAGCCCGAGGTTTCACATTTGGGTTGGGGACATTGGTATACTCTTAGAGAGCTTGAGATAGCAACAAATGGATTTGATGATGAGAATGTGATTGGTGAAGGTGGTTATGGGATTGTTTATTGTGGGGTTTTGGAGGATAAGTCTACTGTTGCTGTTAAGAATTTGATGAATAACAG AGGACAAGCTGAAAGGGAGTTTAAAGTTGAGGTAGAAGCAATTGGGCGTGTACGTCACAAGAATTTAGTCAGGTTGCTTGGATATTGTGTTGAAGGAGCTCACAG GATACTTGTTTACGAGTATGTAGACAACGGCAACTTAGAACAATGGCTTCATGGAGATGTAGGCCCCACAAGTCCTCTTACATGGGAGATAAGAGTGAACATTATACTTGGAACTGCCAAAGG GTTGACCTATTTGCATGAAGGCCTAGAGCCCAAAGTTGTTCATCGTGATATCAAGTCAAGCAACATTTTGCTTGATAGGCATTGGAACCCAAAAGTCTCAGATTTTGGTTTGGCCAAGCTTTTGGGCTCAGAAAGCAGTTATGTCACAACCCGAGTCATGGGAACTTTTGG GTATGTTGCACCTGAGTATGCTAGTACTGGCATGTTGAATGAAAGAAGCGATGTATACAGTTTTGGAATTCTTATTATGGAGATAATAAGCGGTAGAAACCCTGTAGATTATAGCCGGCCTCAAGGAGAG GTGAACCTCGTTGATTGGCTTAAAACAATGGTAACAAATAGGAACGCAGAGGGGGTTTTGGATCCTAACATACCCGAAAAACCTTCTTCAAGAGCATTGAAACGAGTTCTTTTAGTAGCATTGCGATGTGTGGATCCAAGTGCTCAAAAGAGGCCGAAGATGGGTCATGTGATTCACATGCTTGAGGCTGATGATTTTCCCTTCCAAAGT GACCGGAGAGGAAGTCGCGAAACGGGAAGGGAGAAGTCATTTGAGAAACGACACATTGAGTCAGGTGATAGTAGTGGATATGAAAGTAGCATTCAAACCAACAAATCAGAATGGAAAATACAACACCAGTAG